A single genomic interval of Sphingobium sp. EM0848 harbors:
- a CDS encoding OmpA family protein has protein sequence MEIKMRNFFLLLSFVLLAACQTVQGQRHGAFTPQQVAALKQQGFEQAGDNWQFGMADRLLFATDESILIPDQKVIIGRISSVLVKVGIRGGRVEGHTDSSGTADYNDALSIRRAQAVADALIQGGMVPAAIRVVGMGARVPIESNRSVSGRRENRRVVIIVSPADAEAIVGN, from the coding sequence ATGGAAATCAAGATGCGTAACTTCTTTCTTTTGCTTTCCTTCGTTTTGCTCGCCGCCTGCCAGACTGTGCAAGGCCAACGGCACGGCGCATTCACGCCCCAACAGGTGGCGGCACTTAAACAGCAGGGTTTCGAGCAGGCGGGTGACAATTGGCAGTTCGGCATGGCCGATCGCCTGCTGTTCGCCACCGATGAAAGCATCCTGATACCGGATCAGAAGGTTATCATTGGGCGTATCTCATCGGTCTTGGTCAAAGTCGGGATTCGTGGCGGACGCGTGGAAGGGCACACCGATTCAAGCGGAACGGCCGATTATAACGACGCATTGTCGATACGGCGCGCACAGGCCGTCGCCGATGCCTTGATCCAGGGCGGTATGGTGCCAGCAGCGATACGAGTCGTCGGCATGGGCGCGCGCGTTCCTATAGAAAGCAACCGATCGGTCAGTGGACGACGCGAGAACCGCCGGGTGGTCATTATCGTATCGCCTGCCGATGCAGAGGCGATCGTAGGGAATTGA
- a CDS encoding helix-turn-helix transcriptional regulator, which yields MVQCKIEILDISFAALSDATRRGVLARLARSDASISTLAASFDMSLTGMKKHVSVLEQAELVTTEKVGRVRTCRLGRRDLEAELAWIEEYRRLWAARFDALDEIVKELKMEEEADAHE from the coding sequence ATGGTTCAGTGTAAGATCGAAATTCTCGATATATCGTTCGCCGCGCTTTCGGACGCCACGCGGCGGGGCGTCCTTGCGCGGCTTGCGCGGTCGGATGCGTCGATCTCCACTCTCGCCGCGAGCTTTGACATGAGCCTGACGGGCATGAAGAAGCATGTCAGCGTCCTGGAACAGGCGGAACTCGTCACGACCGAGAAGGTCGGGCGGGTGCGGACTTGCAGGCTGGGCCGCCGCGATCTGGAGGCGGAGCTGGCCTGGATCGAGGAGTATCGCCGGCTTTGGGCGGCGCGCTTCGATGCCCTGGACGAGATCGTCAAGGAATTGAAGATGGAGGAGGAAGCCGATGCGCATGAATGA
- a CDS encoding SRPBCC domain-containing protein, translating into MRMNDAETAMERTSERELIVTRIVRGPARLVFEAWARPELFQRWWAPKSFQLTILSYEADVRTGGSYRLVMGHPSSERPMTFFGKYIEVVPHTRIVWSNEEGDDDGPITTVTFEERDGETLVNVHELYPSKEALDEAIDSGSTSGWGEQFQQLQALLADLGAKAGNA; encoded by the coding sequence ATGCGCATGAATGATGCTGAAACCGCCATGGAGCGAACATCCGAACGCGAGTTGATCGTCACGCGAATCGTGAGAGGGCCGGCGAGGCTGGTGTTCGAAGCATGGGCCAGGCCCGAGCTGTTCCAGCGATGGTGGGCGCCGAAGTCCTTTCAGTTGACCATCCTCTCCTACGAGGCCGATGTCCGCACTGGCGGTTCCTACCGTCTCGTGATGGGGCACCCGTCCTCGGAGCGGCCGATGACTTTCTTCGGCAAGTATATCGAGGTCGTACCCCACACCCGCATCGTCTGGAGCAACGAGGAAGGCGACGATGACGGGCCCATCACGACCGTGACTTTCGAGGAAAGAGACGGCGAGACGCTGGTCAACGTTCACGAGCTTTATCCTTCGAAGGAAGCGCTCGACGAAGCGATCGATTCCGGAAGCACGAGCGGGTGGGGCGAGCAGTTCCAGCAATTGCAGGCGCTTCTCGCCGATCTCGGTGCCAAGGCGGGGAATGCATGA
- a CDS encoding pseudoazurin, translated as MTLGGVAAAVLLTLVPLSGQAKDIVVHMKNQGADGAMVFEPSFVKAAVGDTIRFQPTNPSHNAETMPNMLPAGATPMKGAMNKEAVMTVTRPGLYGIKCMPHYSMGMVALVQVGKVTPAELAAAKAVKLPPFAAKRMTAALAQVK; from the coding sequence ATGACCCTGGGTGGGGTTGCCGCCGCCGTGCTGCTGACGTTGGTTCCGCTGTCGGGACAGGCCAAGGACATCGTCGTCCACATGAAGAATCAGGGGGCGGACGGCGCCATGGTGTTCGAACCTTCCTTCGTGAAGGCGGCGGTGGGCGACACCATCCGGTTCCAGCCGACCAACCCCAGCCATAATGCCGAAACCATGCCCAATATGCTGCCCGCCGGGGCGACGCCGATGAAGGGCGCGATGAATAAGGAAGCGGTGATGACCGTGACCAGGCCCGGCCTCTACGGCATCAAGTGCATGCCGCATTATTCTATGGGCATGGTCGCTTTGGTGCAGGTGGGCAAGGTCACGCCGGCCGAGCTCGCCGCAGCCAAAGCGGTGAAGCTGCCGCCCTTTGCCGCCAAGCGGATGACCGCTGCTCTCGCGCAAGTGAAATGA
- the acs gene encoding acetate--CoA ligase, which translates to MGDDLYPVPSHWAAEAKVDAAGYAMGYRRSIEDADAYWLEQAQRLNWLREPTRADESSFAEADFGISWFSDGVLNVSANCLDRHLADRGDQAAIIWEPDDPAEAPRRFTYRQLHGEVCRFANVLKGAGVGRGDRVTLYLPMIPEAAFAMLACARIGAIHSVVFGGFSPEALAGRISDCDSRIVITADEGRRGGKTVPLKRNVDAAAALAPMLDRVIVVRATGGDVAMQPGRDAFYDELAADISDDCPAEAMNAEDPLFLLYTSGSTGKPKGVLHSSGGYLLWAAMTFDISFDHRPGEVFWSSADVGWVTGHSYIVYGPLANGGTTLMFEGVPNWPTPSRIWEVVDRHQVTTLYTAPTALRSLMKEGDDHVRSTSRASLRLMGTVGEPINPEAWRWYHEVVGEGRCPIVDTWWQTETGGHMITPLPGATDLKPGAATKPFFGVEPLLVDGNGVPVEGAGEGNLCIARSWPGQARTVWGDHDRFFQTYFTTYPGLYFTGDGCRRDEGGDYWITGRVDDVINVSGHRMGTAEVESALAAHESVAEAAVVGFPHDIKGQGIYAYVTLNSGEEASEPLRKALVAWVRQEIGPIATPDAIQFTPGLPKTRSGKIMRRILRKIAEGETSAQALGDVSTLADPGIVVELVRNRVG; encoded by the coding sequence ATGGGCGATGATCTCTACCCCGTGCCGTCCCATTGGGCGGCGGAGGCGAAGGTTGACGCGGCGGGATATGCCATGGGATACCGCCGCTCTATCGAGGATGCCGATGCCTATTGGTTGGAACAGGCGCAGCGGTTGAACTGGCTGCGGGAACCGACCCGCGCCGATGAGAGCAGCTTTGCCGAAGCGGATTTCGGCATAAGCTGGTTCAGCGACGGTGTACTGAACGTATCGGCCAATTGCCTTGACCGGCATCTGGCCGATCGGGGGGATCAGGCTGCTATCATCTGGGAACCGGACGATCCGGCGGAAGCGCCACGCCGCTTTACCTATCGGCAGCTGCATGGCGAGGTGTGCCGCTTTGCCAATGTGCTGAAGGGGGCCGGCGTCGGGCGCGGGGATCGGGTCACGCTCTATCTGCCGATGATTCCGGAGGCGGCCTTTGCCATGCTTGCCTGCGCGCGTATCGGTGCGATCCATTCGGTGGTGTTCGGCGGCTTTTCGCCCGAAGCTCTGGCGGGGCGGATCAGCGATTGCGATAGCAGGATCGTCATCACCGCCGATGAGGGGCGGCGCGGCGGCAAGACCGTTCCCCTGAAGCGCAATGTCGACGCGGCGGCAGCGCTGGCGCCGATGCTGGACCGCGTGATTGTCGTCCGGGCGACCGGCGGCGATGTGGCGATGCAGCCGGGGCGGGATGCCTTCTATGACGAACTGGCGGCCGATATTTCTGATGACTGCCCGGCCGAGGCGATGAATGCGGAGGACCCGCTGTTCCTCCTTTATACTTCCGGCTCGACCGGCAAGCCCAAGGGCGTGCTGCATTCGAGTGGGGGCTATCTGCTGTGGGCGGCGATGACCTTCGACATCAGTTTTGACCATCGGCCCGGCGAAGTGTTCTGGTCCTCCGCCGATGTCGGGTGGGTCACGGGGCATAGCTATATCGTCTACGGGCCGCTGGCCAATGGGGGCACGACGCTGATGTTCGAAGGGGTGCCCAACTGGCCGACCCCCTCGCGCATCTGGGAAGTGGTCGACCGGCATCAGGTGACGACGCTTTATACCGCGCCGACCGCGCTACGTTCGCTGATGAAGGAGGGGGACGATCATGTACGCTCTACCAGCCGGGCGTCGCTGCGCTTGATGGGCACGGTGGGGGAACCGATCAATCCGGAGGCGTGGCGCTGGTATCATGAGGTGGTGGGCGAGGGGCGCTGTCCCATCGTCGATACCTGGTGGCAGACGGAGACGGGCGGGCACATGATCACGCCCTTGCCGGGAGCGACGGACCTGAAGCCGGGTGCTGCGACCAAGCCGTTCTTCGGCGTCGAACCGCTGTTGGTGGATGGCAATGGCGTGCCGGTTGAGGGCGCGGGCGAGGGCAATCTCTGCATCGCGCGGAGCTGGCCGGGGCAGGCGCGGACGGTCTGGGGCGATCATGACCGCTTTTTCCAGACTTATTTCACCACCTATCCGGGGCTGTATTTCACTGGCGACGGATGCCGGCGTGACGAGGGTGGGGATTATTGGATCACTGGGCGCGTGGACGATGTGATCAACGTGTCGGGCCACCGCATGGGTACGGCGGAGGTCGAAAGCGCGCTGGCCGCCCATGAAAGCGTGGCGGAGGCGGCGGTGGTCGGCTTTCCGCATGATATCAAGGGGCAGGGCATCTATGCCTATGTGACGCTGAACAGCGGTGAGGAGGCGAGCGAGCCATTGCGCAAGGCGCTGGTCGCCTGGGTCCGGCAGGAGATCGGGCCGATCGCGACGCCGGACGCGATCCAGTTCACGCCGGGCCTGCCAAAGACCCGATCGGGCAAGATCATGCGCCGCATCCTGCGCAAGATCGCAGAGGGGGAGACTTCGGCGCAGGCACTGGGGGATGTGTCGACGCTGGCCGATCCGGGCATTGTGGTGGAACTGGTGCGGAACCGGGTGGGGTAG
- a CDS encoding DUF4337 family protein, translating to MVPPIEQVEGDGSKARAALTTLDSEIAKYQAEAPGLERQAKQYRQDYDAPNIHDDQFNASDALIATAISLRCARAWGCCLQAGPSARSACSWGCAVLPGGPSTRTCLAIS from the coding sequence ATTGTCCCTCCGATAGAGCAGGTAGAAGGCGACGGTAGCAAAGCGCGGGCCGCGCTCACCACACTCGACAGTGAAATCGCGAAATATCAGGCGGAAGCGCCCGGGCTGGAGCGACAGGCCAAGCAATATCGGCAGGATTATGATGCGCCCAACATCCATGACGACCAGTTCAACGCAAGCGACGCGCTGATCGCCACGGCCATATCGCTGCGCTGTGCGAGAGCATGGGGCTGCTGTTTGCAAGCTGGACCTTCGGCGCGTTCGGCCTGTTCATGGGGGTGTGCGGTTTTGCCGGGTGGGCCTTCCACCCGGACGTGCTTAGCAATTTCCTGA
- a CDS encoding S9 family peptidase, translating to MFEPFPGNYVWNLSVNICLAMGGAIGEIEEANTPVRKAATQGEDVGTEAFFNAWMALAKRLAEQGKAAEAAGNGLTASEKYGRSLAYYMTAERMQARDYEPRKRAYAQMLEVRDAMIRTGNIPCEAMDIPYEGSSLPALFLPGDGPGPWPCLLFCNGLDSVKEMIFLVNRHAFARRGIALLMIDQPGTGGALRFNGLTAIHDSERWAGAAIDYLESRPDVVANRIGMAGWSLGGYYAPRAACYEKRFKLCVAWGANHDWGALQHRRAAREGDRPVPHYWDHVAWVWGEASGELLLANCSHITLRGHLQNMTVPFLITHGENDRQIPLEYAYESFEEAVNSPERELKVFTPHEGGIEHTGVDNIEPVRSFIADWVAARL from the coding sequence ATGTTCGAACCGTTTCCCGGCAATTATGTCTGGAATCTTTCGGTCAATATCTGCCTGGCCATGGGCGGCGCCATCGGCGAGATCGAGGAAGCCAATACCCCGGTGCGCAAGGCCGCCACGCAGGGCGAAGATGTCGGCACCGAGGCGTTTTTCAACGCCTGGATGGCTTTGGCCAAGCGTCTTGCGGAACAAGGCAAGGCGGCGGAGGCCGCTGGAAACGGCCTCACCGCCAGCGAAAAATACGGTCGCTCCCTAGCCTATTACATGACCGCCGAACGGATGCAGGCCCGCGACTATGAGCCCCGCAAACGGGCCTATGCCCAAATGCTGGAGGTCCGCGACGCCATGATCCGCACCGGGAACATTCCCTGCGAGGCCATGGATATCCCCTATGAAGGAAGCAGCCTGCCCGCCCTGTTCCTGCCCGGAGACGGTCCGGGACCCTGGCCCTGCCTGTTGTTCTGCAACGGCCTGGACAGCGTGAAGGAGATGATTTTCCTCGTCAACCGCCATGCCTTTGCCAGACGCGGCATCGCGCTGCTCATGATCGATCAACCGGGCACAGGGGGAGCCCTGCGATTCAACGGCCTGACCGCCATCCATGACAGTGAAAGATGGGCAGGCGCAGCGATCGACTATCTGGAATCGCGCCCCGATGTCGTGGCGAACCGGATCGGTATGGCGGGCTGGTCGCTGGGGGGCTATTATGCGCCGCGCGCGGCCTGCTACGAAAAGAGATTCAAGCTCTGCGTGGCTTGGGGCGCGAACCATGACTGGGGCGCGCTTCAGCATCGCCGCGCAGCGCGGGAAGGCGACCGTCCGGTCCCCCATTATTGGGACCATGTCGCCTGGGTCTGGGGAGAAGCCTCCGGCGAATTGCTGCTGGCCAATTGCAGCCACATCACCTTGCGCGGACATCTTCAGAACATGACCGTTCCTTTTCTCATCACCCATGGCGAGAACGATCGCCAGATTCCGCTGGAATATGCCTATGAAAGTTTTGAGGAAGCCGTGAACAGTCCAGAACGGGAACTGAAGGTCTTCACCCCCCATGAAGGCGGCATCGAACATACCGGCGTGGACAATATCGAACCGGTGCGCAGCTTCATTGCCGACTGGGTAGCGGCCCGATTATAG
- a CDS encoding FAD-dependent monooxygenase, whose translation MSSVGKVLVVGGGISGLSVAIALRRHGTEVDVAEKYQTDAVLGIGIILQGNALRALDALGIFGEIRKKGYAYDGFAFFDSQGQNRTFLQGDLIAGADYPSMMGITRPDYGRILTEAAVGAGATIWNNCTITDLVQDADGVDVIFTDGRKGRYDAVIGADGIHSVTRKLLFGTIAEPYYSGQAAWRVNYPRQVDELQSYTGENGDRAGVVPLSDTVMYMYVTDKTETPVRPAGDLREVLRTKLAGYGGLIGKLRDDLPPAEEIVWKPFLLVDLPPPWHKGRVIIIGDAAHASSAHLGQGGAMAIEDAVVLGEELGRDIDLATAFRAFMDRRLPRASKIKQWSEQLCRWEIERSPNADHIGVTRAAFELIRQPI comes from the coding sequence GTGAGCAGTGTCGGCAAGGTTCTGGTGGTGGGCGGTGGGATCAGCGGACTTTCCGTCGCGATCGCATTGCGAAGACACGGCACAGAAGTGGATGTCGCGGAAAAATATCAGACCGATGCCGTGCTGGGAATCGGCATCATCCTGCAAGGTAATGCATTGCGTGCGCTCGACGCACTCGGCATTTTCGGGGAAATCCGCAAGAAAGGCTATGCCTATGACGGCTTCGCCTTCTTTGACTCGCAGGGGCAGAATCGCACTTTCCTGCAAGGCGATCTGATCGCGGGAGCAGACTACCCCTCGATGATGGGGATCACCCGGCCCGACTATGGCCGCATCCTCACCGAAGCCGCGGTCGGCGCAGGGGCGACCATCTGGAACAATTGCACTATCACCGATCTGGTTCAGGACGCAGACGGTGTGGACGTTATTTTCACCGATGGACGCAAGGGGCGCTATGATGCGGTGATCGGCGCCGACGGCATCCATTCTGTCACCCGCAAATTGCTGTTCGGAACCATCGCCGAACCCTATTATAGCGGCCAGGCGGCATGGCGCGTCAATTATCCCCGTCAGGTCGATGAACTGCAAAGCTATACCGGCGAGAATGGCGACCGGGCAGGCGTGGTGCCGCTCAGCGATACAGTCATGTACATGTATGTGACCGACAAGACCGAAACACCGGTTCGGCCAGCAGGCGACCTGCGTGAGGTGTTGCGGACCAAGCTCGCCGGCTATGGCGGGCTGATCGGCAAGTTGCGGGATGACCTTCCCCCTGCGGAAGAAATCGTCTGGAAACCCTTCCTGCTCGTCGACCTTCCGCCCCCCTGGCACAAGGGACGGGTCATCATCATCGGCGACGCTGCCCATGCCTCCAGCGCCCATCTGGGGCAAGGCGGGGCGATGGCGATAGAGGATGCCGTGGTGCTGGGCGAGGAACTCGGCAGGGATATCGACCTCGCCACTGCATTCCGGGCCTTCATGGATCGCCGCCTGCCCCGCGCCAGCAAGATCAAGCAATGGTCGGAACAGTTGTGCCGCTGGGAAATCGAACGATCCCCCAATGCCGACCACATCGGCGTCACCCGCGCGGCATTCGAACTGATACGCCAGCCGATCTGA
- a CDS encoding TonB-dependent receptor, which yields MRLGLLLSSACMMAVSFSTAALAAEAADQDVSAQADGANGGLADIVVTAQKREGKLQDVPMAVSAIGAQELERRQVSSVADLAKLSPGVSVAQHAGYNRLFIRGIGLTSISNGQDPSVAFQVDGVVIGRPSAQLASFFDIERMEVLRGPQGTLYGRNATGGSVNLITRKPTRDFSGYLNLSYGNYDALTVDGAISGPLDKGGNVRARLAFQHIEHDGYGRNVTLGEQIDNQNSTAVRGTIEADLSDSVHVTLSGDYARERDHNYAFHAFGPYRSDVTMPGLANGGTILINSRDITSEVPTRNRREFWGFSGKIAIDLTDHLTIQSITGYRHSDRWSSNDPETTSFDAFSPVVTIERAKQFSQELQLNYSSDRLKGVFGLFYYDEPLHAELDLTWPYIGRLLGFANPAYHENGDIGIKSYAAFSEWTYEVLDGLRLTAGLRYSEDKRDSNGSLTVFNFMPPPNGANLVIPVNAKKKWDALTPKFGIDYRPSEDVMLYASVTRGFKSGVLLAGNPNPPVNPEYVWSYEAGFKTTLLDRRLQFNGSAFYYDYTDLQVNKIVGNSIITQNAAAARVKGLELETRAQPVPGVNLNAALTFLDTKFVSFITQNPARPENGNVDLKGNRLVNAPKVAINAGAEVDLPLNVPGRFSLRGDLTYSGRIYFTEFNEKALSQGAVALIDASLQYESADQHWSASLFVKNLTNKKVISNKFVAAALTGYAINGSFKPPRLYGVRVGYKF from the coding sequence ATGCGTTTAGGGTTGTTGCTCAGTTCGGCTTGCATGATGGCCGTCAGTTTCTCCACTGCCGCACTGGCTGCTGAGGCGGCGGATCAGGACGTCTCGGCACAGGCCGACGGGGCCAATGGCGGGCTCGCCGATATTGTCGTCACCGCGCAGAAGCGCGAAGGAAAGCTGCAGGACGTGCCGATGGCCGTGTCAGCCATCGGTGCCCAGGAATTGGAGCGCCGGCAGGTCAGCTCGGTCGCTGATCTGGCCAAGTTGTCGCCGGGTGTCTCCGTGGCGCAGCATGCGGGCTATAACCGGCTGTTCATTCGCGGCATCGGCCTGACCTCGATTTCCAACGGACAGGACCCGAGCGTTGCCTTTCAGGTCGATGGCGTGGTGATCGGCCGCCCTTCGGCGCAGCTTGCTTCCTTCTTTGACATCGAACGGATGGAGGTGCTGCGCGGGCCCCAGGGCACGCTTTATGGCCGCAACGCGACCGGCGGCAGCGTCAACCTGATCACCCGCAAGCCGACCCGCGACTTCAGCGGCTATCTCAATCTGTCCTACGGCAATTACGATGCGCTGACGGTGGACGGCGCGATCAGCGGCCCGCTGGACAAGGGCGGGAATGTGCGTGCGCGGCTGGCCTTCCAGCATATCGAACATGATGGCTATGGCCGCAATGTGACGCTGGGTGAGCAGATCGACAATCAAAACAGCACCGCCGTTCGCGGCACTATCGAGGCGGACCTCAGCGATAGCGTGCATGTCACGCTGAGCGGCGATTATGCGCGCGAGCGCGACCATAATTACGCCTTCCACGCCTTTGGGCCATATCGATCCGACGTAACGATGCCGGGCCTTGCCAATGGTGGTACCATTTTGATCAATAGTCGCGATATCACCAGCGAGGTGCCTACCCGAAACCGGCGAGAATTTTGGGGATTTTCCGGCAAGATTGCAATTGATCTGACCGATCATTTGACGATCCAGTCGATCACTGGATACCGTCATTCGGATCGATGGAGCAGCAACGACCCGGAAACCACCTCTTTCGATGCCTTCTCCCCGGTCGTTACCATAGAACGTGCGAAGCAATTTTCCCAGGAACTGCAACTCAATTACAGCAGCGACCGGCTGAAGGGTGTTTTCGGCCTGTTCTATTATGACGAGCCGCTGCATGCCGAACTGGACCTGACCTGGCCCTATATCGGGCGGCTGCTGGGTTTCGCGAACCCCGCCTATCATGAGAATGGCGATATCGGGATCAAATCCTATGCCGCTTTCTCCGAATGGACCTATGAGGTGCTGGACGGGCTGCGGTTGACGGCGGGCCTGCGCTACAGCGAGGACAAGCGCGATTCCAACGGGTCGCTCACCGTGTTCAATTTCATGCCGCCGCCCAATGGCGCCAATCTGGTCATTCCGGTGAACGCGAAGAAGAAATGGGATGCGCTGACGCCCAAATTCGGCATCGACTACAGGCCCAGCGAGGATGTGATGCTCTATGCCTCGGTCACGCGCGGCTTCAAGAGCGGTGTGCTGCTGGCGGGCAATCCCAATCCGCCGGTCAATCCTGAATATGTCTGGTCCTATGAAGCGGGCTTCAAGACGACGTTGCTCGATCGCCGCCTGCAATTCAACGGCAGCGCCTTCTATTACGACTATACCGATCTTCAGGTGAACAAGATCGTCGGCAATTCGATCATCACCCAGAATGCGGCGGCCGCTCGGGTCAAGGGCCTTGAACTCGAAACGCGTGCGCAGCCGGTGCCGGGCGTGAACTTGAATGCGGCGTTGACCTTTCTGGATACGAAATTCGTGTCCTTCATTACGCAAAATCCGGCGCGGCCGGAAAATGGCAATGTCGATCTGAAGGGCAATCGACTGGTCAACGCGCCCAAGGTGGCGATCAATGCAGGTGCAGAGGTCGATCTGCCCCTGAACGTGCCGGGCCGGTTCTCGTTGCGGGGCGATCTGACCTATAGCGGCCGCATCTACTTCACGGAATTCAACGAAAAGGCGCTGTCGCAAGGCGCGGTGGCGTTGATCGACGCCTCGCTGCAATATGAGAGCGCCGATCAGCACTGGAGCGCCAGCCTGTTCGTGAAGAACCTGACCAACAAGAAGGTCATCAGCAACAAGTTCGTCGCCGCAGCGCTGACGGGCTATGCGATCAACGGATCGTTCAAGCCGCCCCGGCTTTACGGCGTGCGTGTCGGCTACAAGTTCTGA
- a CDS encoding nuclear transport factor 2 family protein: MEEYSIDGVIAAERRRGEALVQQDYDSLRAMISRTVTHTHTRGVTDDFDSYFCYIEGELTFLEVTRGPLDVRLFGDAAVMSGEMSNLLSLKGRAEPILSRSLVLQVWAWRGGRWIQEAFQSTSLPETQI; encoded by the coding sequence GTGGAGGAATATAGCATCGACGGCGTGATCGCTGCGGAACGGAGGCGTGGCGAGGCGCTGGTGCAGCAGGATTATGACAGCCTGCGCGCGATGATCTCACGCACGGTCACGCATACGCACACGCGCGGCGTGACTGACGATTTCGACAGCTATTTCTGTTACATTGAGGGAGAGTTGACCTTTTTGGAGGTGACGCGCGGGCCGCTCGACGTCCGCCTGTTCGGGGATGCGGCGGTGATGAGCGGGGAGATGAGCAATCTGCTGTCGCTCAAGGGTAGGGCCGAACCCATATTGTCCCGCTCTCTGGTGTTGCAGGTCTGGGCCTGGCGGGGAGGGCGCTGGATACAGGAAGCCTTTCAGTCCACTAGCCTGCCGGAAACGCAGATATGA
- a CDS encoding amidohydrolase family protein — MNAIGGAVLHRCGMADYPVRVGTPVTRLPWTTIDLHCHLAVPAVEALVANHPDRTARAVAEAEAMGAASLAVNAAMMADLMPRLTDVSVRLADMDAMGVDIQAISPSPTQYHYWAEKDLARTVVGRINDGIAALCADHPDRFVGLGTVALQHPSLAAQQLESAMRDHDFKGVEISSLAGGRDIADRFFDPFWQKADELGAVVFIHPWGTTLGTRLADHYLMNTIGQPFETTVCLSKLIFGGTLDRHPGVKIIAAHGGGYLPAYAGRSDHAHAVRPEAQGCSCRPTDILRRIWFDSLVYDPRQLRRLIEEVGIDRVVLGSDYPFDMGDYDPAGLLADLAEEDQRRILGENARTLLNL; from the coding sequence ATGAACGCTATCGGCGGCGCGGTGCTGCACCGTTGCGGCATGGCCGATTATCCCGTTCGTGTGGGCACGCCGGTCACGCGGCTGCCGTGGACGACCATCGACCTGCATTGCCACCTCGCCGTTCCAGCGGTGGAAGCGCTGGTGGCGAACCATCCGGATCGGACCGCGCGGGCGGTGGCTGAAGCCGAAGCGATGGGCGCGGCTTCTCTGGCGGTCAATGCCGCGATGATGGCCGACCTGATGCCGCGTCTGACCGATGTGTCGGTGCGGCTTGCCGACATGGATGCGATGGGGGTGGATATCCAGGCGATCAGCCCTTCGCCCACGCAATATCATTATTGGGCCGAGAAGGATCTGGCACGCACCGTCGTCGGCAGGATCAATGATGGAATTGCGGCCCTGTGCGCCGATCACCCGGATCGCTTCGTCGGGCTGGGCACGGTTGCGCTCCAGCATCCCTCGCTTGCCGCGCAGCAGCTGGAAAGCGCGATGCGCGACCATGATTTCAAGGGCGTGGAGATTTCCTCGCTCGCCGGCGGGCGCGACATTGCCGATCGCTTCTTCGATCCTTTCTGGCAAAAGGCCGATGAACTGGGTGCGGTGGTGTTCATCCACCCCTGGGGCACGACGCTGGGCACGCGGCTGGCCGATCATTATCTGATGAACACCATCGGCCAGCCTTTCGAAACCACGGTCTGCCTTTCCAAGCTGATCTTCGGCGGTACGCTGGATCGCCATCCCGGCGTGAAGATCATCGCCGCGCATGGCGGCGGCTATCTGCCTGCCTATGCCGGGCGATCGGACCATGCCCATGCGGTGCGGCCTGAGGCGCAGGGCTGCTCCTGCCGCCCCACCGACATATTGCGCCGCATCTGGTTCGACAGTCTGGTCTACGATCCCCGGCAATTACGGCGCCTGATCGAGGAGGTGGGCATCGACCGGGTCGTGCTGGGCAGCGACTATCCCTTTGACATGGGGGATTATGATCCGGCCGGCCTGCTGGCGGACCTTGCAGAAGAGGATCAGCGCCGGATACTGGGGGAGAATGCCCGGACCTTGCTGAACCTGTAA